Proteins found in one Venturia canescens isolate UGA chromosome 6, ASM1945775v1, whole genome shotgun sequence genomic segment:
- the LOC122412044 gene encoding queuosine salvage protein, with amino-acid sequence MALSPRESGKFIARMAKHVFIEDEGIKNLSSVVLERLIEQNSTQDPGFGLSTDFSQYDFHPKADNPKAIDWIFLLDTLNFSFWSPSSERKWKVNGQTGYFALCAAIKRAIDEKVPITSPNYYGSITNEELARILRGDDPNYVAPMIEERVKNLQEVGKILVEKYNSTFVNFVQSCNGSAEELLKKIVNEFECYRDEADFHGTRVSFYKRAQILIGDIWACFRGKDVGEFKDIDKITMFADYRIPQVLLHFGAMRYSNPLLSALQTGTELLPGSLEEIEIRGCSIEVVERVVDFVRGELRKCSSSIDPSKCNAIRVDHFLWDYRRDHVEEMDRFPFHKIRTIYY; translated from the exons ATGGCTCTGTCACCTCGAGAATCTGGTAAATTTATTGCGAGGATGGCGAAACATGTTTTCATCGAAGACGAAGGAATTAAAAACTTATCATCTGTG gtaCTGGAGCGTTTGATTGAGCAAAATTCCACTCAAGATCCTGGTTTTGGTCTCAGCAcagatttttctcaatatgATTTTCATCCCAAAGCAGACAATCCAAAAGCGATTGACTGGATTTTCCTTCTGGACacgctgaatttttcattttggagCCCAAGTTCAGAACGCAAATGGAAAGTCAATGGTCAAACTGGTTACTTTGCTTTGTGTGCTGCAATCAAAAGAGCAATCGAT gAAAAAGTTCCAATAACCAGTCCCAATTACTATGGAAGTATAACGAATGAAGAATTGGCGAGAATTCTTCGTGGTGATGATCCCAATTACGTGGCTCCTATGATCGAAGAGCGAGTGAAAAATTTACAAGAAGTTGGAAAgattctcgttgaaaaatacaaca GTACTTTTgtgaatttcgttcaatcgtgCAACGGGTCGGCCGaagaattgttgaaaaaaattgtcaatgaATTTGAATGTTATCGAGACGAAGCTGATTTTCATGGAACTCGAG TTTCATTTTACAAACGAGCTCAAATATTGATCGGCGACATCTGGGCTTGCTTCAGAGGCAAGGATGTCGGTGAATTCAAAGATATCGATAAAATAACAATGTTCGCTGACTACAGAATTCCTCAGGTCCTTCTGCACTTCGGGGCAATGAGATACAGTAATCCACTGTTGAGTGCTCTTCAAACAG GCACGGAATTGCTGCCAGGCTCGTTggaagaaattgaaattcgcgGTTGCTCGATCGAGGTGGTCGAGCGAGTAGTGGACTTTGTTCGAGGAGAATTAAGAAAATGTAGTTCGAGTATCGATCCTTCGAAATGCAACGCGATAAGGGTTGATCATTTTCTCTGGGATTACAGGAGAGATCACGTCGAGGAAATGGACCGATTTCCATTTCACAAAATCAGGACGATTTATTACTAG